A single genomic interval of Dysidea avara chromosome 8, odDysAvar1.4, whole genome shotgun sequence harbors:
- the LOC136264043 gene encoding uncharacterized protein, which produces MAADKCQVDDTLKYFQMGPQQLADKCQVDDTLKYFQMGPQQVADKCQVDDTLKYFQIGPQQAAGKCQVDDTLKYFQMGPQQVADKCQVDDTLKYFQIGPQQVADKCQVDDTLKYFQMVPQQAADKCQVDDTFEVHVLPDGRSTSD; this is translated from the exons ATGGCGGCTGATAAATG TCAAGTTGATGACACTTTGAAGTACTTCCAGATGGGACCTCAACAGTTGGCTGACAAATG TCAAGTTGATGACACTTTGAAGTACTTCCAGATGGGACCTCAACAGGTGGCTGACAAATG TCAAGTTGATGACACTTTGAAGTACTTCCAGATAGGACCTCAACAGGCGGCTGGCAAATG TCAAGTTGATGACACTTTGAAGTACTTCCAGATGGGACCTCAACAGGTGGCTGACAAATG TCAAGTTGATGACACTTTGAAGTACTTCCAGATAGGACCTCAACAGGTGGCTGACAAATG TCAAGTTGATGACACTTTGAAGTACTTCCAGATGGTACCTCAACAGGCGGCTGACAAATG TCAAGTTGATGACACTTTTGAAGTACATGTACTTCCAGATGGGAGGTCTACAAGTGACTGA